A region of Butyricicoccus intestinisimiae DNA encodes the following proteins:
- a CDS encoding NUDIX hydrolase — MDLTEKRVNSNYIFHGKIMTVRVDDALLPNGEPCIREVCEHPGGVGVLPIDENRMVTLVRQYRYPYAETTLEIPAGKMDRGPENAEEAGRRELSEETGLTAGQMISMGEIWPSPGFMDERLYLYCAKELAQGACHPDADEFVEIVRMPFEELCQRVASGEIHDAKTVAAVGKMLIMGL; from the coding sequence ATGGACTTGACAGAAAAGCGAGTAAACAGCAATTATATTTTTCACGGAAAGATTATGACCGTCCGCGTAGATGATGCCCTGCTGCCAAACGGCGAGCCGTGCATTCGTGAGGTGTGTGAGCATCCGGGCGGCGTCGGCGTGCTGCCGATAGACGAGAATCGAATGGTCACACTGGTGCGCCAGTATCGCTATCCGTATGCAGAGACAACGCTGGAAATTCCGGCGGGAAAGATGGATCGCGGTCCGGAAAACGCGGAAGAGGCAGGCCGGCGGGAGCTGTCCGAGGAAACCGGACTGACCGCAGGACAGATGATTTCCATGGGAGAAATTTGGCCGTCTCCGGGATTTATGGATGAGCGTTTGTATTTATACTGCGCCAAGGAGCTGGCACAAGGCGCATGTCATCCGGACGCGGACGAATTTGTGGAAATTGTGCGTATGCCGTTTGAGGAGCTGTGCCAGCGCGTGGCATCGGGGGAGATTCACGATGCAAAAACCGTTGCAGCTGTCGGCAAAATGCTGATTATGGGGCTGTAA